The Echinicola rosea genome has a segment encoding these proteins:
- a CDS encoding family 20 glycosylhydrolase, with amino-acid sequence MMTKSLLITFLILLFTGNHFQVLGQKSDLNERFVTKKTIRELREAPVRLIPYPDSIVWEDGGRVMIDGLKLQGETKIIASLQNECQDIVREKGFSSSEKHSLAIKLEEIPEMDKEAYNLLITQHGVTVQSSTEEGFYYGMKTLRQLIIQEKGVHYIPKVKIVDKPQFPVRGFMVDVGRNYQELDLLKKQLDIMSDYKMNVFHWHLTDRPAWRIESKAFPQLTAAENHRKGRDPGRYYTYSEIRELIVYAKERKIQVIPEIDMPGHSDSFTKAMGFRMESEQGMDALKVILTEFFSEIPKELAPIIHIGSDEVHVPNPKEFMERMVAVVESNGRKAMMWSPGLPASPSVLRQSWGEMDTVKAKDHRFLEIDSRNSYINNAEPMTFVNKLLFKPIGATMSQNDCLGGILCLWHDVNVADQKEVYLNNPVYPGLLTYAWATWTADVLGAPAEYMVTLPPGDTDAADYFNIFEDYLLDHKNRFFEHKSFPYLRQNDRSWKLYGPIDQPMTDIGPIDKWISEGGEFLQGRGNTIIIRDRFQQGGYFPGIQKGETVVAKTSVFSEDKREVLAWIAFETPLRANRTYGGIPEKGNWDVQGGKIWVNGEALPAPEWENPGWHPSKIEGWGSKQDQEVSWAQEELYWRREPYKLSLEKGMNEVTITIPYANKYQNCMVTFAILDKLPYGYDKMGVL; translated from the coding sequence ATGATGACCAAGTCTCTTTTAATTACCTTTTTAATACTCCTTTTTACAGGGAATCACTTTCAGGTTTTGGGGCAGAAAAGTGACCTTAATGAAAGGTTTGTAACCAAAAAAACGATACGGGAACTTAGGGAAGCCCCTGTGAGATTGATACCTTATCCTGACTCGATCGTGTGGGAAGATGGCGGAAGAGTCATGATTGATGGCTTGAAATTGCAAGGAGAAACAAAAATCATAGCGTCTTTACAGAACGAGTGCCAAGACATCGTCAGAGAAAAAGGCTTCTCCTCATCCGAAAAGCACAGCTTGGCCATTAAATTGGAGGAAATACCAGAAATGGATAAGGAGGCCTATAATCTATTGATTACTCAGCATGGAGTGACTGTTCAGTCAAGTACTGAAGAAGGCTTTTATTATGGGATGAAAACACTTCGCCAATTGATCATTCAAGAAAAGGGTGTCCATTATATACCAAAGGTCAAAATAGTTGATAAGCCCCAATTTCCCGTTCGCGGGTTCATGGTTGATGTAGGAAGAAACTATCAGGAGCTAGATCTGTTGAAAAAGCAACTTGATATCATGTCTGATTATAAAATGAATGTGTTTCACTGGCACTTGACCGATAGGCCTGCGTGGCGGATAGAAAGTAAGGCCTTTCCCCAGCTGACCGCAGCAGAAAACCATAGAAAAGGAAGGGATCCAGGACGCTATTATACATATAGTGAAATCAGAGAACTGATAGTCTATGCCAAAGAGCGAAAAATCCAAGTAATCCCCGAAATAGATATGCCAGGGCACAGTGATTCCTTTACCAAGGCGATGGGCTTCCGGATGGAGTCAGAACAAGGTATGGACGCTTTGAAGGTGATTTTGACGGAATTCTTTTCAGAAATCCCGAAAGAACTAGCTCCTATTATCCACATTGGTTCCGATGAGGTCCATGTGCCAAATCCAAAGGAGTTTATGGAGCGGATGGTTGCAGTAGTGGAGTCCAATGGTAGAAAGGCCATGATGTGGAGCCCCGGGCTTCCTGCGTCTCCTTCCGTCTTACGGCAGTCTTGGGGAGAGATGGATACTGTTAAGGCAAAAGACCACCGTTTTTTGGAGATTGATTCCCGTAACAGTTATATCAATAACGCAGAACCCATGACATTTGTGAACAAGTTACTGTTCAAGCCCATTGGTGCTACCATGAGCCAAAATGATTGTCTTGGAGGAATACTATGTCTATGGCATGATGTCAATGTAGCTGACCAGAAGGAAGTGTACCTTAATAACCCCGTTTATCCCGGGCTGCTGACCTATGCATGGGCCACTTGGACAGCTGATGTTTTGGGGGCACCTGCTGAATATATGGTTACACTTCCTCCAGGCGATACCGATGCCGCTGACTATTTTAATATATTTGAAGATTACCTTTTAGACCATAAAAACCGGTTTTTCGAGCATAAGTCTTTTCCCTACCTTCGACAGAATGATCGTTCATGGAAGCTTTATGGACCGATAGATCAACCCATGACCGATATTGGACCGATCGACAAATGGATAAGTGAAGGTGGTGAATTCCTTCAGGGCAGGGGAAATACCATCATCATTCGAGATAGATTCCAGCAGGGAGGTTATTTCCCTGGCATACAGAAAGGTGAAACAGTGGTAGCCAAAACTTCCGTTTTCAGCGAGGACAAACGAGAGGTGCTGGCTTGGATTGCTTTTGAAACACCCCTAAGGGCCAATAGAACCTATGGAGGCATTCCCGAAAAAGGCAACTGGGATGTTCAAGGAGGAAAAATATGGGTGAATGGTGAGGCCTTGCCAGCCCCGGAGTGGGAAAACCCCGGCTGGCATCCTTCGAAAATTGAAGGATGGGGGAGCAAACAGGACCAAGAAGTTTCCTGGGCACAAGAAGAACTATACTGGCGTAGAGAACCTTATAAACTGTCCTTGGAAAAAGGCATGAATGAGGTGACCATTACCATTCCCTATGCTAATAAATACCAAAACTGTATGGTGACTTTTGCCATTTTAGATAAGTTACCATATGGATATGATAAAATGGGAGTGCTTTAA
- a CDS encoding GDSL-type esterase/lipase family protein, translated as MNTLENRTARATILSMLLFLILINVNGQTKIKVACIGNSVTYGLGIPKRSVFSYPAKLQALLGEGYEVKNYGHSGATLLRKGHRPYYLTEEFDSALKYKPDIAVINLGLNDTDPRNWPDYGLAFEADYAWLIAQFRKINPNIEIYVALLSPIFSGHPRFKSGTHRWHQAINNKMVKVARANEVQLIDLFAPLVKRPDLFPDNIHPVKEGAALMAKTVYSYLLKDFGGLHMPELFGDGMVLQRGDSIPVFGKGNPDQVVTVDFQGKRRHATVDRHGKWMLYLTGVKTGGPFDMEINHSKQCITLKDVLVGDVWLCMGQSNMDFPLQASQSWGEEGRQLKNNNIRLFKFHAIKATDNSPWDSLTLEKVNGLAYFKGDWNVERKGFSAVAFHFGVSVQGQLNVPIGLVQLSLGGAPIEAFVDKKALWEDPLLVNLLENWANSDYIMPWVRERATVNMSNKFSNRKRHPYQPSYIYDAALSNIIPFGVKGMLWYQGESNTHNPDLYKRLFFLMVRDYRQKWHNPSLPIVYVQLPGMARPSWPNFRKMQQEIAQELSFSEMVVTVDLGDSLDVHPANKKKVGERLALKALSQTYGMEVLADAPKMSSVECGQEAIFVSFDHGEGLCTLNGEKVMGFELVNGKGQSVSVLGNITGDQVKLTIPRDFHVKEIRYAYEPFTRANLSNTSGMPMGTSSIQVPSKRNEQLK; from the coding sequence ATGAATACCTTGGAGAACCGAACAGCAAGGGCAACAATACTTTCGATGCTATTGTTTTTGATCCTGATCAATGTAAATGGTCAAACTAAAATCAAGGTGGCTTGTATAGGCAATTCAGTTACTTATGGTCTGGGGATTCCGAAAAGGAGTGTTTTTTCTTACCCCGCCAAGCTCCAAGCGCTATTGGGAGAGGGATATGAAGTTAAAAATTATGGTCACAGTGGGGCCACGCTGCTGCGTAAAGGGCACCGCCCTTATTATTTGACCGAAGAATTTGACAGTGCATTGAAGTATAAGCCGGATATAGCGGTCATCAATTTGGGATTAAACGATACAGACCCGAGGAATTGGCCTGATTATGGGCTTGCTTTCGAAGCTGATTATGCTTGGCTAATAGCACAATTCAGGAAGATAAACCCAAATATTGAAATCTATGTAGCTCTGCTAAGCCCTATTTTTAGTGGCCATCCGCGCTTCAAGTCAGGAACTCACCGTTGGCATCAGGCCATCAATAACAAGATGGTAAAGGTGGCCCGTGCAAATGAGGTACAGTTGATAGACCTATTTGCCCCGCTAGTAAAACGTCCGGACTTATTTCCTGACAATATCCACCCCGTAAAAGAAGGAGCGGCATTAATGGCGAAAACCGTTTATTCTTACCTCTTGAAAGATTTTGGAGGATTGCACATGCCGGAATTATTTGGTGATGGTATGGTCCTTCAGCGAGGAGATAGCATTCCTGTTTTTGGAAAGGGGAATCCAGATCAGGTGGTGACGGTAGATTTTCAAGGCAAAAGAAGACATGCCACAGTGGATCGACATGGTAAATGGATGCTATACCTTACGGGAGTCAAAACGGGAGGGCCATTTGATATGGAAATCAACCATTCCAAACAGTGCATTACCTTGAAAGATGTATTGGTGGGGGATGTATGGTTGTGTATGGGCCAATCCAATATGGATTTCCCTCTGCAAGCTTCCCAGTCTTGGGGAGAGGAAGGAAGACAGCTAAAAAACAATAACATTAGACTTTTTAAATTCCATGCAATAAAGGCAACGGATAACAGCCCATGGGATAGCCTAACCCTTGAAAAGGTCAATGGGCTCGCCTATTTTAAGGGGGACTGGAATGTTGAAAGAAAAGGCTTTTCCGCAGTCGCCTTTCATTTTGGAGTATCTGTCCAAGGTCAGCTTAACGTGCCTATAGGCCTTGTACAATTAAGTTTGGGAGGAGCCCCGATCGAAGCCTTTGTGGATAAAAAGGCACTTTGGGAAGATCCACTGTTGGTCAATCTGTTAGAGAATTGGGCAAATTCTGATTATATCATGCCATGGGTAAGGGAAAGGGCAACGGTAAATATGAGTAATAAATTCTCCAATCGAAAACGACACCCTTATCAACCTTCCTATATTTATGATGCGGCATTGAGCAATATCATTCCTTTTGGTGTCAAGGGAATGCTATGGTACCAAGGGGAAAGTAATACCCATAATCCTGATTTGTACAAAAGATTGTTTTTTCTGATGGTCAGGGATTACAGGCAAAAGTGGCACAATCCATCCCTTCCCATAGTGTACGTTCAGCTTCCCGGGATGGCCAGGCCCTCTTGGCCCAACTTCAGGAAAATGCAGCAGGAAATAGCCCAAGAGCTTTCGTTTTCAGAAATGGTGGTCACTGTGGACTTGGGAGATTCCCTCGATGTACATCCTGCAAATAAGAAGAAAGTAGGTGAACGCTTGGCCCTAAAAGCACTCTCCCAAACCTATGGTATGGAAGTATTGGCCGATGCCCCTAAAATGAGTTCAGTGGAATGCGGACAGGAGGCGATTTTCGTAAGTTTTGACCACGGGGAGGGGCTATGCACGCTTAATGGAGAAAAAGTGATGGGGTTTGAATTGGTCAACGGGAAGGGACAGTCGGTTTCAGTCCTTGGAAATATAACTGGTGATCAAGTAAAGCTAACTATACCAAGGGACTTTCATGTGAAGGAAATAAGGTATGCATACGAACCCTTTACCAGGGCGAATTTATCCAACACGTCTGGAATGCCAATGGGTACTTCGTCAATACAAGTACCATCAAAAAGAAATGAGCAACTAAAATAA
- a CDS encoding creatininase family protein, whose translation MKKYILNQSNWKTVKEEKFTVALLPWGATEPHNYHLPYGTDTLQSEKIAEMAASKAQRNGVKCMVLPSIPLGVQNPGQIDYPFCIHTRPTTQLAILQDILGSLDRQKIHKLVIVNSHGGNEFKPIIRELQIQFKHCFIGVIDWFKVLNNEDYFDEPGDHAGEMETSIMQFCYPELVLPLEEAGEGKTTGFKLGGLKSKLVWTPRNWGKVSEDTGVGNPQKASSKKGERFLDVLTDRTMEFLTELDKVNPMDIYQ comes from the coding sequence ATGAAAAAATACATATTGAACCAATCCAATTGGAAAACGGTCAAGGAAGAAAAGTTTACAGTTGCCCTACTGCCCTGGGGAGCCACAGAACCGCACAACTATCACTTACCTTATGGGACGGATACCCTTCAATCTGAAAAAATTGCAGAAATGGCCGCCTCTAAGGCCCAAAGGAATGGGGTCAAATGTATGGTACTTCCCTCCATTCCTTTGGGTGTGCAAAATCCGGGGCAGATCGATTATCCTTTTTGTATTCATACGAGACCAACTACCCAGTTGGCTATATTGCAGGATATCCTTGGGTCACTGGATCGTCAAAAAATTCACAAATTGGTCATTGTCAACAGTCACGGGGGCAATGAATTTAAACCGATCATCAGGGAGCTTCAGATCCAATTTAAACATTGTTTTATTGGAGTAATAGACTGGTTTAAAGTACTAAATAATGAAGATTATTTTGATGAGCCCGGTGACCATGCAGGGGAAATGGAAACCAGCATCATGCAGTTTTGCTACCCAGAGCTGGTTTTGCCCTTGGAAGAAGCAGGTGAAGGGAAAACGACGGGATTTAAGTTAGGAGGCCTGAAAAGTAAGTTGGTATGGACGCCCAGGAATTGGGGGAAAGTAAGCGAAGATACAGGAGTTGGCAATCCGCAAAAGGCCTCTTCCAAGAAAGGTGAACGTTTTTTGGATGTTTTGACCGATAGAACCATGGAGTTTCTGACTGAATTGGATAAGGTAAACCCAATGGATATTTATCAATAA
- a CDS encoding AGE family epimerase/isomerase: MDQNKIRDYSQQYKAALLENVIPFWERNSPDWENGGYFTCLDRKGKVFDTDKFVWLQGRQAWMFSLLYQEVDKREEWLAMSRLGIEFLTKHGSDRSGDYYFSLTQKGSPLVQPYNIFSDCFVAMAFAKYGQISQNEELGSKAVGIFQRILDRQENPKGRYNKSYPGTRPLKNFALPMILSNLCLEMEPLLDNGLVEGLLDTCVQEVMVNFLDQDSLLMFENRTLNNGYSDSFEGRLLNPGHAIEAMWFMMDIAKRRGDQSLADKAVTVMIRQLENGWDNEYGGIFYFLDHKGHPPQQLEWDQKLWWVHLETLVALAKGYRMTGNKRCWEWFEKVHQYAWGNFYDAKEGEWFGYLNRSGDVLLDLKGGKWKGCFHVPRALYQVWKTMESGIDK; the protein is encoded by the coding sequence ATGGACCAAAATAAGATTCGTGATTATAGCCAGCAGTATAAGGCTGCACTTTTGGAAAATGTCATCCCCTTTTGGGAACGAAACTCCCCTGACTGGGAAAACGGGGGCTATTTTACCTGTTTGGACAGAAAGGGGAAGGTATTTGATACCGATAAGTTCGTATGGCTCCAAGGAAGACAAGCCTGGATGTTTAGCCTACTCTATCAAGAAGTGGATAAAAGGGAGGAATGGTTGGCCATGTCCAGACTTGGTATCGAGTTTCTAACAAAACATGGTAGTGACCGTAGCGGTGACTATTACTTTTCCCTGACACAAAAGGGAAGTCCATTGGTACAGCCATATAATATCTTCTCAGATTGTTTCGTGGCAATGGCCTTTGCGAAATATGGACAGATTTCACAAAATGAGGAACTAGGTAGCAAAGCCGTGGGTATTTTCCAACGGATTTTGGATCGTCAGGAAAACCCTAAAGGAAGATACAACAAATCCTATCCCGGAACCCGGCCCTTGAAGAACTTTGCTTTGCCCATGATTCTTAGCAATCTCTGTTTGGAAATGGAGCCCTTACTGGATAATGGTTTGGTAGAAGGACTTCTGGACACTTGTGTGCAAGAGGTCATGGTGAATTTTCTCGATCAGGACTCTTTGTTGATGTTCGAAAACAGGACATTGAACAATGGGTATTCCGACAGCTTTGAAGGCCGTTTGCTCAATCCCGGGCACGCTATAGAAGCTATGTGGTTTATGATGGATATAGCAAAAAGACGGGGAGACCAATCCCTTGCCGACAAAGCCGTAACGGTAATGATAAGGCAGCTGGAAAATGGCTGGGACAACGAGTACGGAGGGATATTTTATTTCTTGGATCATAAAGGTCATCCCCCTCAGCAACTGGAATGGGACCAAAAGCTTTGGTGGGTACATTTGGAAACACTGGTGGCATTGGCAAAAGGATACCGAATGACCGGGAACAAGCGATGTTGGGAGTGGTTTGAAAAGGTACACCAATATGCTTGGGGGAATTTTTATGATGCCAAAGAAGGGGAGTGGTTCGGGTATTTGAACAGAAGTGGAGATGTACTGCTCGATCTCAAAGGAGGAAAATGGAAAGGCTGTTTTCACGTTCCGCGGGCACTTTATCAGGTCTGGAAGACCATGGAAAGTGGGATAGATAAATAG
- a CDS encoding sulfatase family protein: MIKAIEIENSVFLWGWLLAVLLLTSCDKGAKNGSGAKEKMNVLFVVSEDNGPELGCYGNQDVSTPNIDQLAETGVRFDNAFVTYSVCSPSRSTLFTGLYPHQNGQIGLATHHYQMYDSLKTLPGYLHDVGYRTGIIGKRHVNPATSFKWDYGAIKGANFEKVQLEKYAESALEFIQMDAGKPFFLMVNFPDAHFPLQKQVDGLPPQPLDADDVTGTLPFIGVDSRRLREYTANYYNSMARLDIAVGLLLKKLEEEKLLENTVVIYMGDHGPQFSRAKCSNYEAGLRVPLIIRYPPRNPHVGMRKELVSSIDIVPTIMDITGAKCPDSLDGRSLLPLLGQGSEGKWREYVFAGGAGATSLFFYPRRSVRNDRYKLIHNLLYTRENPKYSFYADHLNGHFDGGTEEGELMQGTDEVRAAYATWKNPPEYELYDLQEDPYEFRNLIGNPQYVSIKGEMIGALVKWQQETDDPFYDKGILDRFVAEVDSVNRHFPNHSYAKDSTFRWKYLQYFK, encoded by the coding sequence ATGATAAAAGCCATTGAAATAGAAAATAGTGTTTTTCTATGGGGCTGGTTATTGGCCGTGCTGCTTCTGACATCATGTGATAAAGGTGCGAAAAATGGATCCGGAGCAAAGGAAAAAATGAATGTCCTTTTTGTCGTATCAGAGGATAATGGACCTGAACTAGGTTGTTACGGTAATCAGGATGTTTCCACACCCAATATTGACCAGCTTGCTGAAACAGGTGTAAGGTTTGACAATGCATTTGTTACCTATTCGGTCTGTAGTCCATCTCGTTCGACCCTGTTTACAGGATTATATCCTCACCAAAATGGACAGATTGGATTGGCCACTCATCATTATCAGATGTATGATTCATTGAAGACCCTCCCGGGGTATTTACATGATGTAGGATACCGTACTGGGATTATCGGTAAACGGCATGTGAACCCTGCTACTTCTTTCAAGTGGGATTACGGAGCCATCAAGGGTGCCAATTTTGAAAAAGTGCAATTGGAAAAATACGCTGAAAGTGCCTTGGAATTTATCCAAATGGATGCTGGAAAGCCTTTTTTTCTAATGGTCAATTTTCCCGATGCCCATTTCCCACTTCAAAAACAAGTGGATGGATTACCTCCACAGCCTTTGGATGCAGATGATGTAACTGGCACGCTGCCCTTTATTGGTGTGGACAGTAGAAGATTACGAGAGTACACTGCAAACTACTATAACAGCATGGCCCGTCTGGATATCGCTGTGGGATTGTTGCTGAAGAAACTGGAGGAGGAAAAGTTATTGGAAAATACAGTGGTGATTTACATGGGAGATCATGGACCCCAATTTTCTAGAGCAAAGTGCTCTAACTATGAAGCGGGTCTGAGAGTGCCATTGATCATTCGCTATCCACCCCGAAATCCTCATGTTGGTATGCGGAAGGAGCTGGTGTCTTCCATCGATATTGTCCCCACTATCATGGATATTACCGGAGCTAAATGCCCCGATTCCTTGGATGGGAGATCGTTATTGCCACTATTGGGCCAAGGCTCAGAAGGGAAGTGGAGAGAGTATGTTTTTGCCGGAGGTGCAGGTGCTACTTCTTTGTTTTTTTACCCGAGAAGAAGTGTAAGAAACGACCGCTATAAACTGATCCATAACCTTTTGTATACAAGAGAAAACCCAAAGTATTCATTTTATGCTGATCATTTAAATGGGCATTTTGACGGTGGGACTGAGGAGGGAGAGCTTATGCAAGGCACCGATGAGGTCAGGGCAGCTTACGCCACATGGAAAAATCCACCCGAATATGAGCTTTATGACCTACAGGAAGATCCATATGAGTTCAGGAACTTAATAGGCAATCCGCAATATGTCTCCATAAAAGGTGAAATGATTGGAGCCTTGGTCAAGTGGCAACAAGAAACTGATGATCCATTCTATGACAAGGGTATTTTAGATCGATTTGTAGCCGAAGTGGATTCAGTGAACAGGCATTTCCCTAACCACTCCTATGCTAAAGATTCCACTTTTAGGTGGAAGTACTTGCAGTATTTTAAATAA
- a CDS encoding sialidase family protein: MHAFLLGSLLIMMGSCTSRPTGTAAQVQVTVNQHTYPVIKGQNNDVLSMEFTLKEGDVLEELSLAIEGAEILESLTIHELENAAGDKRQPLAALVKVGKKVLIDVDRPFSPGSHKLVLGIQPKENASLKETLQIGLKDITFTRSNAALSKQVNSMPMRLATSLRTAGDDGIAAYRIPGLATTTEGSLIAVYDVRHNSSVDLQEDIDVGMSRSTDGGENWEPMKIIMDMEEWGGKPQKENGIGDPAILVDPSDNTIYVVALWLHGKPGKRAWLSSGKGISPDETGQLVMVKSKDDGKTWSAPINITAQLKKKEWKLMFNGPGKGITMRDGTLVFAGQFKDENDMPHSTVIYSQDKGETWHIGTGAKSNTTEAQVVELNNGSLMLNMRDNRGGARSVAVTKDLGKTWQEHPSSRSALVEPVCMASLITYPENRQSMDASHLFFSNPAVSDGRYDMTIKSSQDEGVSWSSGLLLDEGKGWGYSCLTVIDEDYLGILYESSQAHMTYQIIPITDLVP; encoded by the coding sequence ATGCACGCATTCTTATTGGGAAGCTTATTGATCATGATGGGCAGTTGTACTTCACGGCCAACCGGGACTGCTGCCCAGGTACAGGTAACGGTAAACCAGCACACGTATCCGGTAATCAAAGGGCAAAATAACGATGTGCTTTCTATGGAATTTACCCTAAAGGAAGGGGATGTACTGGAGGAATTGTCATTGGCTATTGAGGGGGCAGAGATTTTGGAGTCACTAACGATCCATGAATTGGAAAATGCCGCAGGTGATAAACGGCAACCCCTAGCGGCGCTGGTAAAGGTAGGTAAAAAAGTATTGATTGATGTGGACAGGCCCTTTTCACCTGGTTCACATAAATTGGTGCTCGGCATTCAGCCCAAGGAAAACGCATCTTTAAAAGAAACGCTGCAAATTGGCTTAAAAGATATAACGTTTACCAGGTCCAATGCTGCTCTTTCAAAGCAAGTCAACTCGATGCCAATGCGTTTGGCAACCAGCCTAAGGACTGCAGGCGATGATGGGATAGCGGCTTATAGGATTCCCGGATTGGCGACCACCACTGAAGGTAGTTTGATCGCTGTGTACGATGTGCGGCACAATAGTTCGGTGGATCTTCAGGAGGATATTGATGTAGGAATGAGCAGGAGCACTGATGGAGGGGAAAACTGGGAGCCAATGAAAATCATCATGGATATGGAGGAGTGGGGCGGAAAACCCCAGAAGGAAAATGGGATTGGGGATCCCGCCATTCTGGTGGATCCAAGTGACAACACGATCTATGTGGTCGCACTTTGGCTACATGGAAAACCGGGGAAAAGAGCATGGCTCAGCTCGGGTAAGGGGATTTCCCCAGATGAAACTGGACAGCTGGTGATGGTCAAGAGCAAAGATGATGGGAAAACATGGTCGGCTCCCATCAATATCACTGCACAGCTCAAAAAGAAGGAATGGAAACTCATGTTCAACGGGCCAGGAAAAGGTATTACGATGAGGGATGGGACATTGGTCTTTGCTGGACAGTTTAAAGATGAAAATGACATGCCTCATAGTACGGTGATTTACAGTCAGGACAAGGGGGAAACATGGCATATCGGTACTGGAGCCAAGTCAAACACTACAGAGGCGCAAGTGGTCGAGCTCAATAACGGAAGCCTGATGCTGAACATGAGGGACAACAGGGGTGGGGCACGGTCGGTAGCCGTCACCAAGGACCTTGGGAAAACATGGCAGGAACATCCCTCAAGCAGGTCTGCCTTGGTCGAGCCAGTTTGTATGGCAAGTCTCATTACTTATCCTGAAAACAGGCAATCCATGGATGCTTCGCATTTGTTTTTTTCCAATCCAGCTGTCTCTGACGGTAGGTATGATATGACCATTAAATCCAGTCAGGATGAAGGAGTGTCTTGGTCTAGCGGACTGTTACTGGATGAAGGGAAAGGATGGGGCTATTCCTGCCTAACCGTAATAGATGAGGATTATCTGGGTATCCTGTACGAAAGCAGCCAGGCACATATGACCTACCAGATCATACCAATTACCGACTTGGTCCCATGA